Sequence from the Salvelinus namaycush isolate Seneca chromosome 24, SaNama_1.0, whole genome shotgun sequence genome:
ACAGCTGAAGTTAGCTAACGTAGCGTAACAAACAAACATGAGATTGTAAGACTTGTAACCAGGCTTGAAGTGATGGTGTAGTTTGCTAGACATTATACAAATGTACCTTATTTCGAAGATTTAATTTGTGTATTTTGAATGGCTAGTAGAGAGCTTCCTCTTCAACAACCCCAACCTGTCAGCTGTGTTGTGAAAAAATTTACTGCGCCAGTCTCATGTAACAAACGTCACTTACCGTAGTTACCTCAAAGCATAAAACATTTCTTTCCAGATCTCGAACTACCGTAATGGTCATTAAACACGAATTAAACAAAATAATGAAGAGAGTGCCTAATTATATGACACGTGCATTTGTTATGTCTGATGTCGAAACTTAACGCATGTAAAATATTAAATACCTCCCAAATGCAGTGTTAAACTGTTTCTGAGGTTTATATTTAGTAAAATGACAGGGGGAATGTGTTCATTTTAATGTAATGCTCGTTTTATTATTTAAAAGTGTAACATGAATTGCATCATTCATGTCACGAGTGTGTCCCAAAGTTGATGGGTTTATTGATCCCGTCGCCACTCTGGAAGTCACCCATTTATTTTGACCCCTATGCCTAAACTTAAATATTCTTCTGCTGGTCTgtcacagtggaggctgctgaggggagaatggctcataataatggtcggaatggagcaaatggaatggcatcaagcacctggaaaccatgtgtttgatgtatttgataccattccactgattctgctccagtcattaccacgagcccgttctccgcAATGAacgtgccaccaacctcctatgGCTGGTCAATATCCactaatttaaatgttttttttttctttcaattgaacctttatttaactaagcaagtcagttaagaacaaattcttatttacaatgacggcctacactttaaatgggcaatctgggattcaaaTATCAATAAAGCCACTACCCCTCCACTTTTTTAGTAAATGGAtgagggatggggctgaagaAATGTAATCATGCTTTTTCTGTGGTAGACTGTCTCTTTGGCCATTGTATAACTGGGCACCTAAAGCCCTGACCTCTTACATTTCAGCACAGTGAAATAATTCCTTCCTCAGGAAACAGTGAGAGGGAGTCAGTGAGAGATCTGTCAGTTTGCCCACTAGAAAAGTGTAGCCTATAGACTGGACACTGGATAGCAGTGGCACCAAATAAGGGCATAAATAACACGTTTCTGGTACAGATGATATTACGTTTCATATTCAGAACACAGCCCGTTACCATTTCTTTCAGCATTTTATTGTGTTAAGTTATGATCTGTGTCCAGTAAATTCTGATCCATGAcaatcatacatacatacacacattttGCCGATGACCTTGGAGAGTAACCCTCACTGGATCATGCAAACATTGTTTATCCATATAATTTTGCATGTCCATGCTCACAAATAGAAAGTAGTCCAGTTACATGGGTGGATTGGGTTGGTACATGATAGAAATCAACATGAGTTCTCAATCTTATAAATctcattagacacacacacattcacacacacacattcacacatgtaCAACAAATACTCTGTCTCATCTGAAAATAAACATCTCTTTCTtgctcacaaacacacagtaataaacagctgacacacactcacacacgcacacgcacacacacacacacacacacacacacacacacacacacacacacattagcatTAGGGCTCTTTATTTTCCCCTCAAGTCCCCACATATCCAGTTGTTCTAAAAACCTATTGACAACCCTGGGCTCAGTCAGTCCACTATCAGGCTGGACACATCCATCCCCTCCTCAGGTGCAGGTCTCCTGGTAGGCCCTTATAATGCTCTCATAAGCAGGAGGTGGGGTCTGTGTGGCATGGAACCCCCTCAGACTACTACTGCTCCAGAACAACTCGGGCCTTGGTGGGGTGGCAGCAGCCTGGGCTGCGGTTTGGTGGGCTGACCCAGCTGAAGTGGTTAGGGTTGGAGTGCGAGGCAACGTGGTCTGGCTCCCCTCCTCAGCTTCCCGGGCGATCTGGCTGCACTGGAGGAGTGGGTGAAAGGTGGACGCCCTGAAGCTGGGTTTGCGACCCAAAGGGTCAGCCTGGTCTGGGGAGGAGGCCTGGCGGTGGAAGCTGAAGGCAGCGCTAACCAGGCTGTTGTTGCTCCGCCGGTCGTAGCTGCTGTTGCGATTGAAGCCAGGCCGGGTGCGCGGGGAGGTGCGGGACGGGCGAGGTGGCCGGCGGGTGATACTGCCCGAGCCGGCCCTGCGACGGGACATCCAGGTCAGGACAACATAGACCAGCACCCCCAATAGGATGCCCACCGCAATGGACACACAGAAAGCTATGATCAGGGAGactgggaaggagagagagggaagggtccATTCATTATATCTTGGTTTAAGGGAGACATAGAGTAAGAGTTTTTGGACACCAAAGAGATTTATATGAAAAGACCTGTTCAAAACTCATTATCATCTAGCATCATCATTAGACACTCAATAGATACCTTCATGcttgtaaaaaatgttttttgccACAATAAAAAACTAAAACTGTAAAGTAAAGTAATAGTAAAAGTTATGTGGTTTATAGTCTGTGGAGGGAACGGTTTCAATCTGGAACCAGCCCAGATATATACTGCCAAGCCCACAACAAGTCACTATCCTAACATCAACAGCGCTGTTATGATGATGAACTAATAGAACTCTGCTAAAATGGCACACCACAACCAAATAATCACAGTCCTTCCTCTATGGTGATTATGAGACCAAGTCCTCCAGAGCACAAAACTGATTACATCTCCTTCCCACAAAATAGAGATCAACATTTTGTTGTCTTTGACTTGCTCCCTGAGACGCTATGGTCACCATATGTGTCTCTCTGAAAAGAGAGAAAGGAACAGAGGACAAATCCCAGTGGACCACTGCCAGCTAAAGCAAATCAATTGCCTTTGGATACAGTTAGGTCTTATGAAGTGTAAAAGTACTCTGCTACCTCTACAGTTTTTCATTGTCCTCTGTTGGAAAAGGGAAAAGCAGACAAGACGTCATCTGGAAATGACATTTGGGAGGAAGGAGGAAAAAACACTAACCAAGAGGAAGCTTTGCAATATTGCTGATTTTATGGGTCTGTTCTTGCCTTGCGTCTAAATACTAGTCTGTCAGGTCCGATAAATGCAGTTTTGAATGCATGTTTTCTTTTCCTGACAAAATATTCAAGTACTCTCATCATCATTAAACCTATACATTCCAGTTAAAACAGAGAAGTGCCAACAGAGAAACCACAACAGAGGAGCAGAGTAGcagctgagagagcgagagacataatatgacatttgaaa
This genomic interval carries:
- the myct1a gene encoding myc target protein 1 homolog, translating into MHNILLFFSDSAEKVMAENNTNLFLEILQSFDVVSLIIAFCVSIAVGILLGVLVYVVLTWMSRRRAGSGSITRRPPRPSRTSPRTRPGFNRNSSYDRRSNNSLVSAAFSFHRQASSPDQADPLGRKPSFRASTFHPLLQCSQIAREAEEGSQTTLPRTPTLTTSAGSAHQTAAQAAATPPRPELFWSSSSLRGFHATQTPPPAYESIIRAYQETCT